A window of uncultured Methanoregula sp. genomic DNA:
GCGTCCATGGCAGGAATTGTGGACAGCGCCTATGCGCTTGAACGATCCGAGTACGCCGGCCTCGCATTCATCGGGGGCTATTCCATTGACGGGCCGGCCATGGCTGCGGCAAAGGAGATGGCTGCCGGGGGAGACCGGAAGGAATTCATTTTCGATAATCCGATCGAAGAACTCCGGCGCCAGGCTGACCTTGCCAAAGGAAACCCCCTGATCCTCGGGATCAATCTCCGGGGAACAACGCCCGAAGCATTTGCATCGGTTGCAGAAGCACTCGGCGACAGCGTTGTGTACGAGATCGATGCCCACTGCCGGCAGCCGGCCATGGTTGCTGCGGGATGCGGGGAATATTACCTGAAAAATATACAGAAACTTGCAGCAGTTATCCGGGCGCTCAAGGCCCGGGGCGTGACCGTATCGGTGAAAATCCGGGCGGGCGTTGCCGAAGACGACCGGATCCTTGCCCGGGCCATCTGGTCTGCCGGTGCAGATATCCTCCATATCGATCTCATGGACTTCGGCTCGGCAAAACTCCGGCAGATCCGGAACAGCTGCCCGCTCCTCATCATCGCCAACAACTCCATCAACACGTTCGACCGGATGCGCGAGATGCTCTCCCACGGGGCCGACATGGTCTCGCTGGCCCGGAAATCCGACGAGCGGACGCTTGCCGGTCTCGATGCCGCGATAACCCGGTATGCCGATGAAGAGGGATGGTACAATTCCCCAAAGCAGCTCTGCCGGGGCGGGGATATCCGCGCCCTCACGTTCTGCTGCATGCCCGTCAAGGAATGCCCGCTCATCCCGACCCTGACCCGCATTGGCATGCCCCGGGATGACTACATCGCCATGAAACTCGAGTCGGTGAAAGGAACTCCCCTTGAGGAAGGAAAACAGACCTGTTTTGGCAGCCTTGCCTGGTGCTGCAAGACCTCGTCCCCCTGCATGTTCCGGGACATGACCTTG
This region includes:
- a CDS encoding methanogenesis marker 9 domain-containing protein, yielding MMDAFERFGLLINDRVARTPIAVASMAGIVDSAYALERSEYAGLAFIGGYSIDGPAMAAAKEMAAGGDRKEFIFDNPIEELRRQADLAKGNPLILGINLRGTTPEAFASVAEALGDSVVYEIDAHCRQPAMVAAGCGEYYLKNIQKLAAVIRALKARGVTVSVKIRAGVAEDDRILARAIWSAGADILHIDLMDFGSAKLRQIRNSCPLLIIANNSINTFDRMREMLSHGADMVSLARKSDERTLAGLDAAITRYADEEGWYNSPKQLCRGGDIRALTFCCMPVKECPLIPTLTRIGMPRDDYIAMKLESVKGTPLEEGKQTCFGSLAWCCKTSSPCMFRDMTLKLGGVSKKEYMRLKRDLSDTIMDRVFHDVPSDESS